One Triticum dicoccoides isolate Atlit2015 ecotype Zavitan chromosome 4B, WEW_v2.0, whole genome shotgun sequence genomic window carries:
- the LOC119291214 gene encoding probable inactive purple acid phosphatase 1 encodes MKSPPGTTMVAALVHLLVAFSAAVLAAAGGEQPLSKIGIHRATLAIHPGASVDVSPLLLGLQGQDQEWVTIGFNNPKPSKDDWIGVFSPANFSDSICPSENQWVEAPLLCTAPIKFQYANYTTADYAKTGKGSLRLQIINQRSDISFALFSGGLSNPKLIARSNSITFANPKAPVYPRLAQGKSWDEMTVTWTSGYSTKEATPFVEWGIQGQIQILSPAGTLTFSRDTMCGPPARTVGWRDPGFIHTSFLKDLWPNLKYTYRIGHWLFNGQIVWGHQNSFKAPPYPGEDSLQRVVIFGDLGKAEIDGSNEYNDFERGSINTTYQLVKDLKNIDMVMHIGDICYASGYLSQWDQFTAQVEPIASTVPYMVASGNHERDWPGSGSFYGTLDSGGECGVPAQNMFYVPAENREQFWYSTDYGMFRFCIANTELDWRPGTEQYKFIEHCLSSVDRQKQPWLIFLAHRVLGYSSATFYGAEGTTEEPMGRESLQLLWQKYRVDIAMYGHVHGYERTCPVYENVCVAKGSDRYSGAFTATTHVVVGGGGASLAEYTAERARWSHAQDLDYGFAKLTAFNHTTLLMEYKRSRDGSVRDSFTVSRDYRDVLACGVDNCASTTMAS; translated from the exons ATGAAGTCGCCGCCGggaacgacgatggtggcggctctggtgcatctgctggtcgccTTCAGCGCCGCCGTGTTGGCCGCTGCCGGCGGCGAGCAGCCGCTGTCGAAGATCGGCATCCACCGGGCCACCTTGGCGATCCATCCGGGCGCCTCCGTCGACGTCTCGCCGCTCCTCCTCGGCCTGCAG GGGCAGGACCAAGAATGGGTGACCATCGGATTTAACAACCCCAAGCCGTCGAAGGATGACTGGATTGGGGTCTTTTCCCCTGCTAATTTCAG TGACTCCATTTGCCCGTCGGAGAACCAATGGGTCGAGGCCCCCCTTTTGTGCACGGCTCCTATTAAG TTCCAATATGCAAACTACACGACGGCCGACTATGCAAAGACTGGAAAGGGGTCCTTGAGGCTTCAGATAATTAATCAGAGGAGTGATATATCATTCGCATTGTTTTCTGGAGGCCTCTCAAAT CCGAAGCTTATTGCACGTTCAAATAGCATAACTTTCGCAAACCCGAAGGCTCCTGTGTACCCACGCCTGGCACAAGGAAAGTCCTGGGATGAA ATGACAGTGACATGGACAAGTGGATACAGTACCAAGGAGGCTACACCGTTTGTTGAATGGGGCATACAGGGTCAAATCCAAATCCTTTCTCCTGCAGGCACCCTTACGTTCAGTCGCGACACTATGTGTG GCCCGCCTGCTAGGACAGTTGGATGGCGTGATCCTGGTTTCATACATACAAGTTTCCTCAAGGACCTATGGCCTAATCTTAA GTACACGTACAGGATTGGCCATTGGCTATTCAATGGTCAAATTGTTTGGGGTCATCAGAACAGCTTCAAAGCGCCTCCCTATCCTGGGGAGGATTCTTTGCAACGTGTTGTCATATTTGGAGATTTGGGCAAG GCCGAGATTGATGGCTCAAATGAATACAATGACTTTGAGCGTGGTTCGATCAACACTACTTACCAGCTAGTTAAGGACTTGAAGAATATCGATATGGTGATGCATATCGGAGACATCTGCTACGCCAGTGGTTATCTGTCACAGTGGGATCAGTTCACTGCACAGGTTGAACCCATTGCCTCGACTGTACCTTACATGGTGGCAAG CGGTAACCACGAAAGAGACTGGCCTGGATCAGGCTCCTTTTATGGGACTCTGGACTCGGGCGGCGAATGCGGCGTGCCAGCTCAGAACATGTTCTATGTGCCAGCAGAGAACCGTGAGCAGTTCTG GTACTCGACGGACTACGGGATGTTCCGGTTCTGCATAGCCAACACGGAGCTGGACTGGCGGCCAGGCACCGAGCAGTACAAGTTCATCGAGCACTGCTTGTCGTCCGTGGACCGGCAGAAGCAGCCGTGGCTCATCTTCCTCGCCCACCGCGtcctggggtactcgtcggccacCTTCTACGGCGCCGAAGGGACGACGGAGGAGCCCATGGGCAGGGAGAGCCTCCAGCTCCTCTGGCAGAAGTACAGGGTCGACATCGCCATGTACGGCCACGTCCACGGCTACGAGCGAACGTGCCCAGTATACGAG AACGTGTGCGTGGCGAAGGGGTCGGACCGGTACAGCGGCGCGTTCACGGCGACGACGCACGTGGtggtgggcggcggcggggcgagcctGGCGGAGTACACGGCGGAGCGGGCGCGGTGGAGCCACGCGCAGGACCTGGACTACGGGTTCGCCAAGCTGACGGCCTTCAACCACACGACGCTGCTCATGGAGTACAAGCGGAGCAGGGACGGCAGCGTGCGCGACAGCTTCACCGTCTCGCGCGACTACCGCGACGTCCTCGCCTGCGGCGTCGACAACTGCGCCAGCACCACCATGGCGTCTTAG